The nucleotide window ACGGGCGTGCGCTCTTGATACTTGGATAAGAATGGAGCGATGTACTGTTGAGTGATTTTAATCGTAATACTGCTGATTGATGTTATTACTTGTATCGCTTAAAAGTAAATTGTACTCATATAGAGAATGAGATGATAATAAAAGAATGAAGTTAAGTACATTTTCTGAATTTACATATGAtttactgtatattatttaaatttgaattggaAACACATACACAACATACTATAAAAACAACACAAACACAGACAAATTTACTTaagttttataagaaatattttataataaaattaaattttacctgAAGGCCATTCTAACTTTACTCCCGTCCACTGAAAACGTATAACgtgcaattaatattaattctgtTAATAGTATTATCAGTAATAGTATTATCAGTAGTATCTTTCAAGTAAAAATcgaagaatataataattatataaaacttgtatTTTTAGCTTCATAGCTTATGAAGCTAAAAatacaagtttttaaaaatacacacaATTTCACTATACAAACAAAAACCTTGTAAAGAAAATAGTTAGACAGAGTATCAAGACGTAACTAGTGCACTCTACGGCCGGGCTCCTGACCGGGTCGATGACCGCACTTTTCGGCAGGCGCCCTGAGTTTCAGCTGTAACGCGATCCTGCGCGCACACAGACACTCTACGTCCGTATCTACAACGTTCTCACGCATACACGGCTACACCGCGATAATATGGAACCGGAAAACCATTGTCGAAACGTCATTCGTATCGATAAATAATCAAGCGTCGGAGTCTCTAAAACGGTCACGTGACTTGGAACTGAATGTATTAATTCAATACATATTAATGCTTACAGAGAGTAcctaaaatatgaaaaacagattaaaaattataaaaataatatcgaaaaCAAAATCTATGACATTACATAACactaaatttgaaaattgttCTCTTATCAAACGAGTAAATTCACCCTAGTGCGTCAGACGAGCTAATGTtagtgtaatttttataaattttttatttataacatttttcatttttaattttctataaaatataattattatataaaaaccgaGACATCTTATCACAAATTTTTTGACTACATAGGCGTTTTGGAAATTTACTGTGATAGTTATCTAAGCATCCTGACTAAACGTTTACTCTACgctaatataatcatattacatataacaaaaaaattacattatgtaAACTTAccccttatatattatatatataccctTTATCCTTCCTgaatataatcttttataatgTGCAAATCCATTTTAATTAGATTAGCAGTTGTAGCGTAAATCCAGAAGCAATAAATTTGCATAAAAACTAACCTTTCAAAGGTTATTAtggttttgttttgtatattgcTAAAGTTATGAATATGACGTCACAAAAAATTCTGTATGTGTTTTTTGGACgaatacatttacttttaaaaggTTTGTAATTTAAGATAACGTTGAAAAACGTTAATGCAgttttaattttggttttggCTAATTTTGaatcaatgttattttataaagctCTACCCAATGAAggtatttaagaaattttataattagtttgtcTTGTATTGTTTGATTAAAGTTATGTCTGGTTATTGTTACACGAGGACTTTACTTGTttttatcatacatacatatgtatgtatctcGCGTGGACTGAGATTGGTAGATAGCTGATAGGAGAACACGTGGATTGTAAGTGATGTTTGTCAGGTGaaagtgcttataattcatctgagAAAACCTGCATCTATTTGAATGCAGTCTTAAACATGGAAATCCACCGAATTGCAATAGAATAACGTGGGGGAATATAATCAAAAGCCTCCTTAACTGTATTTAGAGTTAAGAAGGATGGATAGCCtatcaaaattacaattaagaGGTCTTACTTCTAAGAATATGTTAATGCGGCCTTCGAAATCGATTTGTATATCTCACAGCAATAATcatggaataaatatttaatcaacagacatacagttactgAATCgttgtgtttatataaaaatatttcaagaattaCGTTTTcgtaaacacataaaaaaatatgaacgcGTCTGACAAAATGATGTCTAGGCATTGACCTTCATCGATCGGCTGCTTCAAGGCCAGTCTGCCAAAACCTTCAGCCGTGAACCTTTGAACTTGAAGTGAATGTACCCTTGACTGGAGCAGCGAGGTCTTTGCCCGGCTATAATTAAACTGATAATGATAACAACGCTCGTACGAGCTACATATGTCGTAGAGATATGAATGCCTACATACTTTTATGTTTAAGTATTGAATGACATTTATAATTCACAATCGTAGGTCTAATTTAGAAAtagtaataatgtttaatactttattacataatgtacttaatttaatataattaataatatatattattttaaaagggtttttatttaaaaggcacCAATTTCAAACCTTTTTGTAATGCGTAAAAGTCATTGAACCTAAACtccaattgaattatttttcaattttgagtgtatattctgttattttgaaagtcggtttattgtttttttattttatttgtggttttttacgtttctttttttattaggttTCCGTTTTAAATTTCCTGTGCACTTGATTGCGCTGACTTCAGAGACTATCTCGGCTATCCAAGTATTGCTTTGAGGTCCTAACGGAGAGGagatcatttaatttaatacacatacataataataacatattatttctttagttaatcttgtatttttattctaaCTTCTATGATCACAcacttcaattaaaatattcaaagtgGGCTCCAATAACGGCTCAAAGTACAAGGGCTCATATCACTAGAGGGGATCGAAATTAGTGGCCATTATATACAACGggtaacgttttaaaaataatggaatTTCATTGTTTCTTTGAAAACAATACAGGATTTCTTTTATTCTTTCATGttgaaaaaaaacttacatatgactttttgaattaattgataaaatatactatttaaactCTTATATGAATCAACCTTTTACTGATATCCCATactactgtatttttttttctatgattaatttgcattttgattgaaaacttattattttaccaCAAATTTAacgaaaagtaattaaaaacttgttttaCTCATAAAAATATGAACCCAAGAGTTGATTGTTGGAAGCCACTTCCGGtatttaactacatatatagattaacgatatataaatacatatctccaataagaataaaactctttttttttaaatatagtttatttgttacaaGATGTTGCTTgtaatattaggtatatatgTACCTCTCAGCTGCTTACAAATTTTCTTTGTCAAATGGTCACATTTGAGAAAGAAAAATGGTAGGCAATTACTCAATAAATCTacgttattaattaacataactactaagtttcttatATGTTCATCTCGGTAAAATCCACATTTCGAATCAgtggtaattttaaatttaatttaatcttgtcaaataacgattcaaaagtccttgtaagagcctacttaaaatagtatattttgatttttgaataagtaacatatattatttattaagctctTTAAAACTATCCAAAGGCGAACATAGATACGTGgctggttaaaaataaaatgtctccTCTAAGCATTAAAAGGTTGTTCACCTAATATTTGGGCATCGTTCCTCAGTTAAAGGACTATATATCAATGAAATCCCGTTTATCTAGATTTAATACGCGAACTTCACGGCTCTATCGAGAACTTCcttattgtatttatgtaaaggttaaatacttttgaaatcatttttagtgtttaataataatatatttccaaattgttttaaattaaatttaatgattttcttttctttaaatttatttttttccatatttaAGATGCTTAGGCATGCAAAAGAGTTGCATGTCGTAGTTACCTACATAATAGTATGGCAACTTGCACTCGTAGATCTTATTTgtatactgtttatttataattattaatgtatgtaatattcgtAATCctgagtaaataaaaaacaatataataataataataattctttaatatcctaggtataagtatatttttatgtaagtgTATGCTGCAATGACTTTATAATTGTGACATCTAAAAGAGATGGTTGCAATTGGATATAACATGtccataacatatattataattaccaatGGCACTAGTCCATATATTGCACAcaatatacaaaaatgtatgCTAGAAAAAAAAGTGATGTACAATTGtacataaactataaataataatacatttatgtttaattgttATGCAGATGTTGTATTTGATAATAAACTGATGTAGCCGTCCATTGCAAATGGAGAAATTTATGTTTGGAACGATGAAAGTTACTCTGCTGTATATCAAAGTTAAATAGAACATGTTTTGTGCGTGGTGTACTGCTAGTTACATTCTCACGACATAATAACTATCTCCCttccttatatattatagttattatattaattaagatgtATCATGCGCTGCGATATGATATGATTTAAGCACATCGTTATTACTTCTAAACGTAACGGTCACTTGTTACTTCCTttccataataattttaaaaatcctaTTCTCTATTCGGTTGAGGAATTCACGTAATTTTTTCTATCGAgttgctatttaatttttaatatcccaTTAATGTtccatcaatttttttttcttttagatcTTACTTATCTTAAACGTGAATGGACGACATCGTAACCgcgaaaataaaacattacctAAACTATAtggtatattttcaaatttttatatgcTCTTCGATATGCTTATCCGCTTCTCAGAGTTGCATAATAATGTGCGCTTACGCTTGcatgtatgtacatacataatagaCGCAGGCGCAGCACTCACACTTCCAACTGGCACACGTGTACGCTCACATGCACACAAGATAAGAGTCCGGTCACTGACCCTGGGGAAATGGCGCCTGAAACCGCTCTATGAAAACAATCGCTGAAACCGGttacattttatgtaaaaactttcgtacgataaatagaaataataattaattttattgtattatagtaACAATCaactataacaatttaaaaaggaCAGTGGTTTTCAAAGTTCCGTTTGTAAAGCCGAAGCTCCTTTCTGAgtagttacaaataatttaatataagactATGACCGATGGAGAGTACCTAGGTcgtaaacaataatattgagTTATTGTTAGGAGCAACGCTTGGCGGAGCGGTCTCTGATCTTGAATGGAGTGAAAGTGCTGCAGATACCTACTTCCTGACACGTGGAAAGTGAACGTCGCATGCGCCGGTTAGCCCTGCCTAGGCAATAGATAGTATCTTGTTCAATAGAAAACCAAGAAAGTCGGGTTCAACGCACCCAAAAAGGTATTGCTACGGCAAAAAATTATACGTAATACCACTCCAATGGCATCGTGTCACTTAAATAGACATGGCATTGCTATTTCTCTTGCGACTTACGGCGTTTTCGGAAAATTATTAGATGTTACGTTGCCTTATATAACACGTGAAATATTAGATTGTTCAAACATTCACATATCTTACACAAGCAAAGATTTATCAAATTCTCAAGTGaggtatttaatacatttactattatcattttgaaattttgatgtattttttatttattgattcaaAAATTTTTGATACTGCTGATAAGTTGAAAAGTATAGATGATGTTTTATGGTCTTACAACGAATAAGCCCCCATCATATCAAGATCAAAGCtatcataattcataattaagaCAATGAGCATCACTCAagtgtatttaaaattctttcCTACGACATATTGAACAGTTAGTTCGGATAGTTCGGACATATTGTAACTTATGAACTACGATTAAAGGTCATACAACGGAATTTGAGAACCAAAtacaactattaaaattatattgatttaagaaACGATAACGGTCTTAATAGAATTGCTAACTCGTGAAGAATTTTGATTACTTTATACCATCGTATTCACTTTATATTACGCCAAAACCGTAGTGAGTAAGAAATTttcagttatttaattaattactacatactaataaaaacatgctcgcctgtattttatttgtttagtaaATTCACAACTTCTTGTAAGATTtccataatattgtatatattatactagaaataaaaattatccttAAGTAATTgctttaagtataattattatagcgcCTTATTATAAACGATCTAGCTAAAGAAGATTATAGATTTTTCGCTAACTTCTTCgctaattctttaaaaattccTACAAACCAGACATCCTGTAAAATGCAAAGTGCATTTAGTAAAACGTTCATTGACAAGTGATATTTACGTTATCTCAATAGATCGATTTTACATTTGCGGTAAGAGTTCCTTTGATTGATGGTTTCCGGATCAATGTATGGACTTAAATATTGAGATGAATTCGCCGGTGCGTATGAATGAGGTGAGGAATTATTCAGGTGATGGATGGCAGGGCGTTCAACCCCGCGGGTCGGAGACCGGCCGAGTTTCAGACAGCTGATCGCGACCGCACGTCACCGATGTGTATGACTAACAAATAGTTTCGCTCCGATATCGATGTCCGTTACTTGTTAATTTAAACGTGATTTATTGACGTAACATCGACGAGTAAGTgcgattttattttacataactgAATTGAAATTGTTTCCATCTTTAtattcaagttttatttttagctattagtaatttaactttatatggTTAGCTTTTAAACTACTGTTCCtttaaaaatgcttatatatttattttaatgagattTTTCCTTTGACAAAAGGTATGtagggtaaaaaaaaaacaaccaatacCTACAAAAAGCATATTAATAGAAATGCTAAATCAAACTTGTGTATTATTGTTGCTGATTTATTCTGTAAACGGCCCAGTTAGCGCAGTTGTCGtgtttatatcattaaaaacatgtttccgtatccgtaacagcctgtgaatgtcccactgctgggctaaaggcctcctctcctctttttttttttgaggagaaggtttggagcttattccaccacgctgctccaatgcgggttggtggaatacacatgtggcaaaatttcagtggaattagacacatgcaggcttcctcacgatgttttccttcaccgtaaagcacgagatgaattataatcacaaattaagcacatgaaaattcagtggtgcttgcccgggtttgaacccacgattatcggttaagattcacgagttcttaccactggaccatctcggctcttataataatcagaattatttttattacaattgcaAGATAAGGGTTAACACATAGCAAGTTCAGCTATGCCTATAGTTTTAAagttaactatattatatataaaaaatgttattgttttgtatacTACTAAGTATGATTCGTACTTATCAGATTTATTATTACCACAGTACACAGCatcatatttaactaaaattttgggatagaataattaatttatattttattattgggtaaataaaaaatataaaatattttacaattatttttaacacttaaaaagaataaaactaaaagtagattataaaaaaacgtaaagacaaagaaataatttagtTCTAGCTATTCGACAACAGGTggcagtaataaaataattaacggtAATTTACCGGAaagaaattaagcaaatgaacaattttaaaaccattatacctattttgtatttgtattaatatgtcaatttataaaaaaaaatgtgttgacATTATAATCTTCATTTTTATAGCAtgtgtatttttatgaatatattatttttttcaaaattttgctgttaatttaaatattttgtggtaaaatataattttgctttaaaatgCAGCATAAAGGGAGCGGTCCTGAGGAAAGCCATGAGGTGCGAGAGCATCGCCACATGCAAGTTCTATATTCTAGGCATACTCAGGAACGACAAATTTTTATGCAAGAACTTAATGACTTCCGCAGACGAAAAGAGAAAAATGTGTTAAAAACTGTTAAGGAACTGATTGGTCCGACTTGGTTGCAAGCCCTTAGTGTGCCTCAAAGAAACGCATTAAACTCTTTAGAATTCTCTATTTATCAGGACATACTTGAAGGTCGTCCGGTAAGAACTGCAAATGTTATGCGTCAACTCGGATTATACCCAAGGCCAAACAATGTAGAACTTATGAATTGTATTATTGTTGGTCGTAATGACCCGAAAAAAATGTTAGCTCAACTGTTCCTCATAACCTACGGACATCCAATAGAAGGCAAAAGAGCGTCTTACTGCCTTAATTCAAGACTTATCTTATCGGCTATCCTTTACCTGGGTCTCGATAACTTACTGGatctgttaaaaaaaagatttcgtCCGACAGCTGTAAAAGAATCTCCAGAGAAAAAACCAAAATCGAGGAATCTCACTCCATTAAAATCACCGTATTTACAAGATATGATTGCAGTTTTATATTTGCCCCCTAAAAGAAAACCATTTAAACCACTTCCTCTTCCAAATTTAGACGATCTTAACAAACCATATGAAGAAGAAGAACCTACAATACCCAAACCTCCTCCGTCTCAAGGAGGCCCGCCTCCGCCACCTAAAAAGAAATACCAACATTCGTATTGTGATAAGTTAGCAGGCTTCGTAAAAATAGAACCATACTCATCAATCACTACAGTCGCTGTAAAAACGGTTACTCAAAGAAGCCAAATTCACAAACTTCGAGGATCTAAAATGTGTGTAGAGGTAAAGAAAAGTTACGGTATCAGCTTGTCACGCCCGAGTAAAAGTGTTAAACGAAAAAAACTTGTTGCTCCTAATACTGGTATATCAAATGCGCAATATCAAATTAATggagtttataaaataaacggtAAAACAGTATTCGTACTTGGAAATGTTTCTATATTACCCCCAGGTGGTGATCTGATTAATGGTGGTTATAGATATATCGGCGGAGAATACATTAACATACATTGTGGTTTTAAAGCGAAACCACCACCTCCGAAACCCGACCCTTGTGATTGCGTCAAGCAATGGCAAAATGCcgtgtttaaatatatgaagGAAAATAAATGTCAATGTGGACATCATTATGATTATGGAAACGAAGGCACATTTGGTCCAGAAGAACTCCCATACTTTCAAAAAGCAACGAAATTTTCCCCTTATCAGTTCAACTATCAAACGATTTACAATCTCGATCAAAAGCATCTTTATATCGAAAAAGAGTTTAAGAGAATTTGGGACACAGACAGCGCGCTTCATGTAGGTGATGGTGTTATTCTCGAAAAGAAAGataagaagaagaaaaaaacgAAAAGATCTTCCGTGACTTGTCTCGGTGAATCTCCGAAACCTGAAGAGTATTTAAAATGTGCCTTGCGACAAATGAGGCAGTTAAATATTGCAGCTAAATTACCAGATATTCATTTAGTACCAGAACTGAAGGAGTGGATGAGAATGCGCATTTACGGTCCCTTCACGCGATATGCGAAAAGAGAAATGTTACGCAAAAGTACAGTTTATTGGCAGACGTTCTTGACGCTTGCACAAAAGAGTTTCGGGCATGTTTCTCCTAAGAAAGACCCAACGTATGGTGGTCACACCAATTGGATACATAAACAAGAGTTGAATGATAAATTTCGAAAATttactttacaatataaattggaGCTATATAGGTCATATGCAAGAATAAACAATTTGTTGTGGCCGACAATGTGCCAAGCAGAATTCCCAGATAAAAAGTttcgtgaaatatatttttcatatcttTTTGGTCGTTTAGAAGATTTGCATATAATGCATCCCTATAGCACAAAAGAGACGATGGAACGTAAGCGTACTATAGCCAAGAAGAGATATTGTTGTCCTCCCAATGGTGTTGAGCCAGAAGATTAGTTTCTTGTAATTAAATCACTGGATATTGAAATGAATTTTCCTTTTAACTCTTGagtcaaatttttaaatataaatcgtaAATcggttaacattaaaataattaacaaaataagcaTTGGCTTATATTTGCTGTTAATTATAATCGCTAAACagttaattacttattaatatagatGATTATGTAGGACCATCGAAAAATAAAAGTCTTCCATACGTAATCCATAATTTAATgtgataagtatattataataatatacctatttaggtattttacaaagttatggcttaaaaataattttcaatgtaaAACAACTAAGTTGTTGATTCCGTATAAATTGCAatgcataaaattaatttaatagaaaataatggtTATCGAATTTGTTCAAAGCATTTCCAAAATGCATTAATTAttcaatcataattttatatcaatttaatttttactctaCACTCATACTAATACTCCGAAACCGATTAAAAAAGagagtattaaaaatatctctCTTTTTTAATCGGTTTCACTACAAATAAGCATATTTGCTACAATATTATGATACAAgtcttacattattataaaatctataacattttaaatgataaaactaGAACTTGACATAGGGGGTGCTAATGTTCCCGCTACAACACTAGTTTAGAACATGCATAGATGCTAGTCAGGACACTTTCCAAATATGAAGGAGTAACGTCAAAGTTACAGATAATATCTCAATAGCGACTTCAGTATGTCATCAATAGGACACAATCTTCCAAAACTGTCGTAACTAGCAACTCTACTGTCCAGTGGATATTCAACGTCTTTGGTAtcattgttacaaaaaaaaaaaaacaaaacaataattgtcaCTTGTGAAAACATTAAACCAGAATTAATCTTACAGAATACTGATATAGAACGAAATGTTAATGTCATTTAAAgcattttacattaaaactaaAGAAACAACGTTCAACAAAAAAAGTACACGTAAATGGCAGAATAAATGGTTgtgatacaaaaaatatagtttataaaaatgacatatataACAAGAATCATTGCAAATTACACGaaaatatataagcttattttaattgtaagatTTATAAGAAATGCTAAAATTCAATCGAATAGAAAGTTCTGATTTGTGCAGACGCTTGTTTGTTAgtctgaataataaatatatcctgTCTATCGAGGAAGTTAACCACATCTAGTTCTAATGAATGCCCTAAAAGTTTATCGAGGGGCAAGCAatcatataaaaactattttcatatattgcaatccattattataaaaaaaatcgtgaagGAATAGCCTATTTTATAAGTCAGGAGCAAGGGCAGTTGTACCAAAACCTACACAAACTTCAAAACTACAAGATACTGCAATACTATCTCATCTCTAACTGTAATTTCATATCTGCAATTCCTGATGCGAATGTTGCGAGTGGGGTGAGTGTGAGTTGTTGTGGTTGGTGTTGTGTGCGGGGGTGGGGTGTGGGGCTCGTTGCTGTAAATGTACGAGTGCGGACAACAGCCTCGTGTTTGCTTCGTCGAGAGCTGCGATGCGATGTTCCTGCGCCTCGATGACGCGCTGCTTGTGTGACAGCGCGGCCGCCATCTTGCGCTGTTCTCGCCGAAGCTCCTCTTCGACACAAATCAGTCTggaaatatacatacacacttACTTCACTATCATAATAGAAATAGTAGCTTCGGTCCGAATTATAAAGATCACTGGTATatcgtattataatttaactgttGAATAATATCGACACTTCATATTCGGATcagtttcaataaaatatttattcttttatcttACCTGGATATGATAGCCTTCATCTTGGCATCAGTGTGGTCCTGGCCAGAGTCAGTTGGCCCCAGACGTCCTCGCAGCATCTCCACTGAACATTTTAGCCTCTCTATTTCGCGTTCATACTAaaagataatattgttttattaatattaataatattcaattcacAAGCCTAAATTGCTCATGTTTTTCAGAATACTGATAACTTTACTTAAAGATAAACCAACCTGTTCAATGGTTCTGTGGTGCTTAGTGCGTCGTCTACCAGTTGTACTGTATAACGTGTCGTCCACTTCGTCGGAGCTGTCTGTGAGTTCCCTCGCAGACTCTAAGCTGAGCCGTCGCTGCAACTTATCTCTCGCTGGCAAATCCCTTTCGGTCCTCACCGGCGCCCTTTCACTAGCCTCACTAGAATGCGACTCCCGATTAAACATTTTGGAAGGCGACTCTCTTCTTTCTCTCACCCCATAGTAATCCTGGTGTCTTTCTAAGTCTTCATTCAACCTGCTACTCGATACTTTCGCGCCAGAGTACGTTCTATCCAAAGGATAATTCGTTTCTGGAATAGAACTCTCCGTCAAAAACTTTTCGGGTGAGTTTTTCGAGTTTTCCATGTTGAACAACGCCTTTTGACTTCGTGATATTTGAAGTCGGtacatttctttatttaccTCCTCCACGTTTGATTCAGATCTACTCATTGGATAACCGGAATCCGTGGAAATGTGGTGTGGTTTACTTTCATACAACGACTCACCTCTTTGGCCGAAATGCTTAAGGTTAAGCTGATTTTGATTAGTTGAGTAGGAAAGCATAGGATTTGTTCGAGGCATTCGTGTTTTACTGCTTTTTCTTAAACTTGGAGAATTACTAGAAGATTCGTCTTCCCTTATCCTGGGAGAGTGACTTTGATTACTCCTCTGGTACAAATCTTCGTAATTACAATTATCTCTGGTAAGTTTTCGGTGGGTATTGTTGCGATTCTGTTGGTCATAATTTCTACCATCATCGTTGAAGTTGGTAGAACCCTCTTCAGAGTTAGTCTCCACGTTGTCAGTGCTCAAGCCCTCCTCATCGATGGATGAACTGGATGAGCCACATGGACATCGTTTGGAGTTTCTGTTCTCATTGGTTTTCTTGATTTCCTGCGATTGTCGATTATCCTCCATGTTGTAGACAGGATTCGTGAAAACGAGAGGAGCTATTTTAGTGTTGGCATTTGTGTTACT belongs to Nymphalis io chromosome 2, ilAglIoxx1.1, whole genome shotgun sequence and includes:
- the LOC126774123 gene encoding uncharacterized protein LOC126774123, translated to MQHKGSGPEESHEVREHRHMQVLYSRHTQERQIFMQELNDFRRRKEKNVLKTVKELIGPTWLQALSVPQRNALNSLEFSIYQDILEGRPVRTANVMRQLGLYPRPNNVELMNCIIVGRNDPKKMLAQLFLITYGHPIEGKRASYCLNSRLILSAILYLGLDNLLDLLKKRFRPTAVKESPEKKPKSRNLTPLKSPYLQDMIAVLYLPPKRKPFKPLPLPNLDDLNKPYEEEEPTIPKPPPSQGGPPPPPKKKYQHSYCDKLAGFVKIEPYSSITTVAVKTVTQRSQIHKLRGSKMCVEVKKSYGISLSRPSKSVKRKKLVAPNTGISNAQYQINGVYKINGKTVFVLGNVSILPPGGDLINGGYRYIGGEYINIHCGFKAKPPPPKPDPCDCVKQWQNAVFKYMKENKCQCGHHYDYGNEGTFGPEELPYFQKATKFSPYQFNYQTIYNLDQKHLYIEKEFKRIWDTDSALHVGDGVILEKKDKKKKKTKRSSVTCLGESPKPEEYLKCALRQMRQLNIAAKLPDIHLVPELKEWMRMRIYGPFTRYAKREMLRKSTVYWQTFLTLAQKSFGHVSPKKDPTYGGHTNWIHKQELNDKFRKFTLQYKLELYRSYARINNLLWPTMCQAEFPDKKFREIYFSYLFGRLEDLHIMHPYSTKETMERKRTIAKKRYCCPPNGVEPED